One genomic region from Xenopus laevis strain J_2021 chromosome 2L, Xenopus_laevis_v10.1, whole genome shotgun sequence encodes:
- the LOC121399636 gene encoding protein kinase C theta type-like: MATGMTPFTSSVIHDEPLFPKCLGAEIKDLLHKLLEKDPEKRLGFIGNIRAHPVFNSINWEQLERQEVPPPLYPAELTLDKKYFKQPRMLMEEAGSDSSSKKSMELSYLNDSWKS; the protein is encoded by the exons ATGGCCACCGGCATGACACCATTCACTTCATCAGTTATCCATGATGAGCCCCTTTTCCCGAAATGTCTTGGTGCTGAAATAAAAGATCTTCTGCACAAG CTCCTAGAGAAGGACCCAGAGAAGCGTCTTGGCTTTATTGGAAACATTCGAGCACACCCAGTTTTTAATTCCATCAACTGGGAGCAGCTGGAACGCCAGGAAGTACCACCACCTCTCTATCCTGCAGAA TTAACACTAGACAAGAAATATTTCAAGCAGCCGAGGATGCTCATGGAAGAGGCGGGCAGCGATTCTTCATCTAAGAAAAGCATGGAGTTATCATATCTGAATGACAGTTGGAAGAGCTGA
- the LOC121399637 gene encoding protein kinase C delta type-like has product MEYASGNSLEKFIKRTGKLKMDAITFYTAEIICGLQFLHANGIVHRDIKLDNILLTGEGHIKIADFGVAVEGMFGQRKVKGKAGTVKYMAPEVSCSE; this is encoded by the exons ATGGAGTACGCCAGTGGAAACAGCTTGGAGAAATTCATTAAGCGCACTGGGAAACTGAAGATGGACGCTATAAC attCTACACAGCAGAGATCATATGCGGCCTGCAGTTCCTCCACGCCAACGGGATTGTCCATCG GGACATCAAACTGGATAACATCCTGTTGACCGGCGAGGGACACATAAAGATCGCTGACTTTGGTGTGGCTGTAGAGGGAATGTTTGGCCAGAGGAAAGTTAAAGGCAAGGCTGGAACAGTGAAATACATGGCCCCAGAGGTGAGTTGCTctgaataa
- the LOC121399702 gene encoding serine/threonine-protein kinase N2-like gives MEGYTKSEEGGNIQKRPCLEEKRPLQLMVTSYSTHAVLGHGGFGTVMLATCSNKSQPVAMKVIHKAENRRSIAKEVRILKMASGCPFLCHAHAAFQTKVKNSAKKIVQKKKK, from the exons ATGGAGGGCTACACTAAATCAGAAG AAGGAGGAAACATCCAAAAAAGACCTTGCCTTGAAGAGAAAAGGCCCCTTCAACTGATGGTCACGAGCTACAGTACCCATGCCGTGCTGGGTCATGGCGGTTTTGGCACG GTAATGTTGGCAACTTGTTCCAACAAGAGCCAACCTGTAGCCATGAAGGTGATACACAAAGCAGAGAATAGAAGATCTATTGCCAAGGAGGTGCGAATACTGAAGATGGCTTCTGGATGCCCATTCCTCTGTCATGCGCATGCAGCTTTCCAAACAAAGGTAAAGAATAGCGCCaagaaaattgtgcaaaaaaaaaaaaaataa
- the LOC121399884 gene encoding SH3 domain-containing kinase-binding protein 1-like: protein MPDHRTVLPPKPGGLIASVSFSHGASGAPSAFHTVAAGSHRSNSPSFSSAETRQKADHSQSPLEELQSQVKELRSIIETMKDQQKKEIKQLLSELDEEKKIRLRLQMDVNEIKKSLQSK from the exons ATGCCAGATCACAGAACTGTTTTGCCACCCAAGCCAGGAGGCTTGATTGCCAGTGTCAGTTTTTCTCATGGGGCATCCGGAGCACCATCAGCATTCCATACAGTTGCCGCTGGCAGCCACCGGTCGAACTCTCCATCCTTCTCTAGTGCAGAAACAAGACAGAAAGCTGATCATAGTCAGTCGCCGTTAGAAGAGTTACAGTCACAGGTCAAGGAGCTGAGATCTATCATTGAAACCATGAAAGACCAACAGAA GAAGGAGATCAAACAACTGCTTTCTGAACtagatgaagagaaaaagatacGACTGAGATTACAG ATGGACGTCAATGAGATTAAGAAATCTCTACAATCCAAATAA